In Nocardioides sp. W7, the genomic stretch TGCGCCACGACGTGGGACGAGGTGACTCCCACGGTCGAGCCTGTCGGACCGGTCGAGACCCCATAGCCCTTCAGTCCGTCGTACGACGAGGGGTCGCCGGCGAGCTGCACGCCGTACCCCGGGTGCCACCGCCGCAGCTGGGCCGGCCGCTGCGAGTAGTAGGTGAACAGGAAGTCGTGCACCGGGTGCTTGACCCCCGACCCACGGCGGGCCAGGTGGGGTCCGACGAACGCGTCGACCCGCTCCGCGTGTGCGCTGACGCACGCGCGCCAGGTCGACTCCTCCAGCACCTCCACGAGGCTCGAGCCTAGGTCGCTAGGGTCACAGGGTGCGCATCGCGAGGTTCACCACAGGTGAGGACCCCCAGTACGGCGTCGTGACCGGGGAGGTCGACGAGTACGGCCAGCCCAGCGAGGACAGCGTCATCGTCGCGCTCGCCGGCGACCCGTTGTACGTCGGCGTCAAGCTGCTCGACACCGAGCACCGGCTCGAGGACGTCCGGCTGCTCGCGCCGGTGCTGCCGCGCAGCAAGGTCGTCGGCATCGGCCGCAACTACGCCGCCCACGCCGCCGAGCTCGGCAACGAGGTCCCGTCCGAGCCGATCATGTTCCTGAAGCCGAACACCAGCGTCGTCGGCCCGGGCGACCCGGTGTTCTACCCGCCGCAGAGCAGCGAGGTGCACTACGAGGGCGAGCTGGCGGTCGTCATCGGCCGGATCTGCCGCGACGTCCCGGTCGAGAAGGCCACCGACGTCATCCACGGCTACACCATCGCCAACGACGTGACCGCCCGCGACCTGCAGCGCCGCGACGGCCACTTCACCCGGGCGAAGGGCTTCGACTCGTTCTGCCCGCTCGGTCCCTGGATCGAGACCGACCTGGACCCGCAGACCTTCAAGGACGGCGTCCGGATCCAGACCCACCTCAACGGCGAGACCGTGCAGGACGGCAGCACCGCCGACATGGTCTTCGACATCCCCGCGCTCGTCGCCCACGTCTCGAGCATCATGACGCTGCTCCCGGGCGACGTCATCCTGACCGGTACCCCCGAGGGCGTCGGTCCCATGAACGTCGGCGACGAGGTCGAGATCTCGATCGCCGGC encodes the following:
- a CDS encoding fumarylacetoacetate hydrolase family protein, coding for MRIARFTTGEDPQYGVVTGEVDEYGQPSEDSVIVALAGDPLYVGVKLLDTEHRLEDVRLLAPVLPRSKVVGIGRNYAAHAAELGNEVPSEPIMFLKPNTSVVGPGDPVFYPPQSSEVHYEGELAVVIGRICRDVPVEKATDVIHGYTIANDVTARDLQRRDGHFTRAKGFDSFCPLGPWIETDLDPQTFKDGVRIQTHLNGETVQDGSTADMVFDIPALVAHVSSIMTLLPGDVILTGTPEGVGPMNVGDEVEISIAGLGTLTNTVKAR